One genomic window of Blastopirellula retiformator includes the following:
- a CDS encoding sodium:solute symporter family protein: MLEITPPLGFIQMSSTVWTYIFVTITFFIYLYIGWRSRVKETSEFYVAGGGVPAIANGAATAADWMSAASFLSMTGLIAASGYDGAVYLLGWTGGYVLLALLLAPYLRKFGQFTVPDFVGKRYYSETARIVAALCAVFVSITYVAGQMRGVGLVFSHFLKVPVEYGVVIGMVIVAFFAVLGGMKGITWTQVVQFFVLIAAFLIPSIALSKMLTGSYIPQVGFATGDVHERVDALHTELGFKPYTEPFTNRSQLNVFLTMFALMAGTAGLPHVIVRFYTVANVRAARYSAGWALLFISLLYTAAPTMAMFARYNLLSTLNGAKVASIEEVENEEGNKTGQKIYHLAAVGEDGTEKPIHWINTWQLTNLIVFDDKDGDGKISLQKDGKDYAEATIDKDILVLATPEVAGLPGWIVAIVATGGLAAALSTAAGLLLVISSSIAHDLYIHFIDPEASEAKRLTVARIMILAAIVVAGYFGIIKPGFIGEVVAFAFGLAAASFFPIIFLGIFDRRTNREGAICGMVVGILFTGGYILACKANVILPFLFSEPLITPILPGWTEGGISPESIGAVGCGLNFIVTLVVSRLTPAPPEEIQQLVDDVRIPRGSHAPEAHFDESDAEADNP; this comes from the coding sequence ATGTTGGAAATCACTCCCCCGCTCGGCTTCATTCAGATGTCGAGCACCGTCTGGACGTACATCTTCGTCACGATCACCTTCTTCATTTACCTGTACATCGGCTGGCGCAGCCGGGTGAAGGAAACGAGCGAGTTCTACGTCGCCGGCGGCGGCGTTCCGGCGATCGCCAATGGCGCGGCCACCGCGGCCGACTGGATGAGCGCCGCATCGTTCCTCTCGATGACCGGCCTGATCGCCGCCAGCGGCTATGACGGCGCCGTTTACCTATTGGGCTGGACCGGCGGTTACGTGCTACTGGCGCTGCTACTGGCGCCGTACCTACGGAAGTTCGGCCAGTTCACCGTGCCCGACTTTGTCGGCAAACGTTATTACAGCGAAACGGCTCGCATCGTCGCTGCGCTTTGTGCGGTCTTCGTTTCGATCACCTACGTCGCCGGGCAGATGCGCGGCGTCGGCCTGGTCTTCTCGCACTTCCTGAAGGTGCCGGTCGAATATGGCGTGGTGATCGGCATGGTCATCGTCGCCTTCTTCGCCGTGCTGGGCGGTATGAAAGGGATCACCTGGACCCAAGTGGTGCAGTTCTTCGTGCTGATCGCGGCGTTTTTGATTCCCTCGATCGCGCTGTCGAAAATGCTGACCGGCAGCTATATCCCGCAAGTCGGCTTTGCGACCGGCGACGTTCATGAGCGGGTCGACGCCCTGCATACGGAGCTTGGCTTTAAGCCCTACACCGAGCCGTTCACCAACCGATCGCAGCTGAACGTCTTTCTGACGATGTTCGCCTTGATGGCCGGTACCGCCGGTCTGCCGCACGTGATTGTGCGGTTCTACACCGTCGCCAACGTCCGGGCAGCCCGCTACAGCGCCGGCTGGGCGTTGTTGTTTATCTCGCTGCTTTACACGGCGGCGCCGACGATGGCGATGTTCGCTCGCTACAACCTCCTAAGCACGCTTAACGGCGCCAAGGTGGCGAGCATCGAAGAAGTCGAAAACGAGGAAGGGAACAAGACCGGCCAGAAGATCTATCACCTGGCGGCGGTCGGCGAAGATGGAACCGAAAAGCCGATCCACTGGATCAATACCTGGCAATTGACCAACCTGATTGTGTTTGACGACAAGGATGGCGATGGCAAGATCTCGTTGCAGAAAGATGGCAAGGACTACGCCGAAGCGACCATCGACAAAGACATCCTGGTATTGGCGACTCCGGAAGTGGCCGGGCTGCCAGGCTGGATTGTAGCGATCGTCGCCACCGGCGGTCTGGCGGCGGCGTTGAGCACGGCGGCCGGTTTGCTGTTGGTGATTTCAAGCTCGATCGCCCACGACTTGTACATCCACTTCATCGATCCGGAAGCGTCGGAAGCGAAGCGACTGACAGTCGCCCGGATCATGATTTTGGCGGCGATCGTGGTGGCCGGTTACTTCGGGATTATCAAGCCTGGCTTCATCGGCGAGGTCGTGGCGTTCGCCTTTGGTTTGGCGGCGGCCAGCTTCTTCCCGATCATCTTCCTGGGAATCTTCGATCGCCGGACCAACCGCGAAGGGGCGATCTGCGGCATGGTGGTCGGGATCTTGTTCACCGGCGGCTATATCCTGGCCTGCAAGGCGAACGTCATCCTGCCGTTCCTGTTCAGCGAACCGCTGATCACGCCGATCTTGCCAGGCTGGACCGAAGGGGGCATCTCGCCCGAGTCGATCGGCGCGGTCGGCTGCGGGCTGAACTTTATCGTGACGCTGGTCGTCAGTCGCCTGACCCCGGCCCCGCCGGAGGAAATCCAGCAGCTGGTCGATGACGTCCGCATCCCTCGCGGCTCGCACGCTCCGGAAGCCCACTTCGACGAAAGCGACGCCGAAGCGGACAATCCGTAA
- a CDS encoding DUF4212 domain-containing protein translates to MSSPIDDTPPVASARPNVGYWRANLCVIVIMMLIWATVSFGCSVFFVKPLNAWHFGSLPLGFWFGHQGAMYVFVVLVFSYAWIMDYLDKKYGVKE, encoded by the coding sequence ATGTCTTCCCCCATCGATGATACACCTCCGGTCGCCTCCGCGCGCCCGAACGTCGGTTACTGGCGCGCCAATCTGTGCGTCATTGTGATCATGATGCTGATTTGGGCAACCGTCTCTTTCGGCTGCTCGGTCTTCTTCGTCAAGCCGCTCAACGCTTGGCATTTCGGCAGCCTGCCGCTCGGTTTCTGGTTCGGCCACCAAGGAGCGATGTACGTCTTCGTCGTACTGGTCTTCTCCTACGCGTGGATCATGGACTATCTCGATAAGAAGTACGGGGTAAAGGAATAA
- a CDS encoding metallophosphoesterase family protein: MPTHQPIRLDRRAFLQGSSLLLTAAGSSLTFAADAQADLRIALITDLHHADKPAAGTRYYRETLGKLREASDKFAGTPPDMVVELGDLIDAAGDVETELRYLSTINEPFQKISDDRHYVLGNHCVDTLTKSEFLGAVGQQQSYYSFDRGDWHLVVLDACFTSADQPYQRKNFVWTDANIPKKELTWLADDLAANDKPTIIFAHQRLDNAGNHMVRNAAEVRTILELSKNVQAVFQGHSHKNDYQQIKGIHYCTLVAMVEGTGADSNGYSVLKLLADGSLHLQGFRKQAEYSWSRYA; this comes from the coding sequence ATGCCCACCCACCAACCAATCCGTCTAGACCGACGTGCGTTCTTGCAAGGCTCCTCGCTACTGTTGACTGCCGCCGGCAGTTCGCTCACTTTTGCGGCGGACGCCCAGGCCGACCTGCGGATCGCCCTGATCACCGACCTGCATCATGCCGACAAACCGGCTGCCGGTACTCGCTACTATCGCGAGACGCTGGGAAAATTGCGTGAGGCGAGTGACAAATTCGCCGGGACGCCGCCTGACATGGTGGTCGAGTTGGGCGACCTCATCGATGCCGCCGGTGATGTCGAGACGGAACTTCGTTATCTGAGTACGATCAATGAGCCGTTCCAGAAGATCAGCGACGACCGCCATTATGTACTTGGCAACCATTGCGTCGACACGCTGACCAAGAGCGAGTTCCTGGGCGCCGTCGGACAGCAGCAGTCGTACTACTCCTTCGACCGCGGCGACTGGCACTTGGTGGTGCTCGACGCTTGCTTTACCAGTGCCGACCAGCCTTACCAGCGAAAGAACTTCGTCTGGACCGACGCCAACATTCCCAAAAAGGAACTGACATGGCTCGCCGACGATCTGGCCGCCAACGACAAGCCGACGATCATTTTCGCGCATCAGCGTTTGGATAACGCCGGCAACCACATGGTCCGCAACGCCGCCGAAGTCCGCACGATTTTGGAGCTGTCGAAAAACGTTCAGGCAGTCTTCCAAGGTCACAGTCACAAGAACGATTACCAGCAAATCAAAGGCATCCACTACTGCACGCTGGTCGCCATGGTCGAGGGAACCGGCGCCGATAGTAACGGTTATTCCGTGCTAAAGCTGCTGGCCGACGGCTCGCTGCATCTGCAGGGCTTCCGCAAACAGGCCGAATACAGCTGGAGCCGCTACGCGTAA
- a CDS encoding phosphoglycerate kinase yields MAKKSIADVDVAGKTVLMRVDFNVPLDDAGNVTDARRVEMALPSIKSVVDRGGRLILMSHLGRPEPGADNSKYSLKPAAEALAGLLGKPVAFATDTVGADATAKAGELKDGDILVLENLRFEKGEKKGDAEFADKLAALADIYCNDAFGTCHRTDASMVAVPEAMGAKPKVSGFLVEKEIKYLTDAIKSPERPFVAILGGAKVSDKIMVIKNLLGICDKVLIGGAMAYTFSLATGGKVGGSLVEKDKVELAKELIAAGGDKLVLPVDTHCGDDFKSDCNKVVCQAGEIPDGFEGLDIGPETSKLYADLVKTAKTVVWNGPMGVFEMPPFDEGTKAVAQAIADGDGISIIGGGDSAAAIGQLGFADQVSHVSTGGGASLAMLEGQKFAAVDLLDEK; encoded by the coding sequence ATGGCCAAAAAATCGATCGCCGACGTCGACGTCGCTGGCAAAACCGTTCTGATGCGCGTCGATTTCAATGTTCCGCTGGATGACGCCGGCAACGTCACCGACGCCCGCCGCGTCGAAATGGCGTTGCCCTCGATCAAGTCGGTCGTCGACCGCGGCGGCCGTTTGATCCTGATGAGCCACCTCGGCCGTCCCGAGCCCGGCGCCGACAACTCGAAGTACAGCCTCAAGCCGGCCGCCGAAGCGCTGGCCGGGCTGCTCGGCAAGCCGGTCGCCTTCGCCACCGACACCGTGGGCGCCGACGCGACCGCCAAGGCGGGTGAACTGAAAGATGGCGACATCCTGGTGCTTGAGAACCTTCGCTTTGAAAAGGGCGAAAAGAAGGGTGACGCCGAGTTCGCTGACAAGCTGGCCGCGCTGGCCGACATCTACTGCAACGATGCGTTCGGCACCTGCCACCGCACCGACGCTTCGATGGTCGCCGTGCCGGAAGCGATGGGGGCCAAGCCGAAGGTCTCCGGCTTCCTGGTCGAAAAGGAAATCAAGTATCTAACCGACGCCATCAAGAGCCCCGAACGCCCGTTTGTGGCGATCCTCGGCGGCGCCAAGGTTTCGGACAAGATCATGGTCATCAAGAACCTGCTCGGCATCTGCGACAAGGTGCTGATCGGCGGCGCCATGGCCTACACCTTCTCGCTGGCGACCGGCGGCAAGGTCGGCGGCAGCCTGGTTGAGAAAGACAAAGTTGAGCTGGCCAAAGAACTGATCGCCGCTGGCGGCGACAAGCTGGTCTTGCCGGTCGACACCCACTGCGGCGACGACTTCAAGAGCGACTGCAACAAGGTGGTCTGCCAGGCAGGCGAGATTCCGGACGGCTTTGAAGGTTTGGACATCGGTCCTGAAACCTCGAAGCTGTATGCCGACCTGGTGAAAACCGCCAAGACGGTCGTCTGGAACGGTCCGATGGGCGTGTTCGAGATGCCGCCGTTTGACGAAGGCACCAAGGCTGTCGCCCAGGCGATCGCCGATGGGGACGGGATCAGCATCATCGGCGGCGGCGACAGCGCCGCGGCGATCGGTCAACTCGGCTTCGCCGATCAGGTCTCGCACGTCTCGACCGGCGGCGGCGCCAGCCTGGCGATGCTGGAAGGCCAGAAGTTCGCGGCGGTCGATCTGCTCGACGAAAAGTAA